The genomic DNA TGAGTTTGAAGGGATTTTCCATAAGTGcacaccaaaaagaaagaaagagagtagAGAAACCAATTAAGAAAAATGGGCAAGTAGTAACCCAGATCCATTTTCAACTCattatgtaatttattaaaagagatACAAAAGAGTGAACACAAATACACAAAAGGAATTGGGTGTAGAGCACCTAAGGGCAAGCCAAAGGTAACTAAAACCAACTTTCATTTTAGGAACCTAAAACACAAGAGTGGAGCACCATGGTAAAACCATCATGGTGGAAACTTTTCCATAGACTCAACCCATGACACTCGACATCTCTGTCATCCCTTGAGCCACTCATGGTCATGAGATTTACAGCATAACCGAAAATCCTTTAAAGTCAGGTTATATGCTTTGCCAAGCCTATTTTTTCAAACATCAGAAAGGTTCCAATGGTTTTTTACCAGAGAATAGTTTATTCATATGGAAAAAAACATAAGATGTCACGATAACAAGCAGCTTAAAGGAAGGCCAGctataattttcaatttacgAAATTATTTCTCCCAAACAATAGAAtgcaaatggaaaaataaaataacatagaCATCAACAACCCAATCTCACCAGGTCCCTAGGGAGTTTGATCCGCCGACAGGAATAACATATGGCCGTCTCCCTTCATTTAGCAACTTTTCTTTTAAGAGATTAGTAAGAGACTGCGAAATTcagaagaacaaagaaaataactaaaaaGTATTTCCAACGGAAAACTTCAGTTAATCAATATGAAAAAATAGATATTGTATGCAACATAAAACAGTCTGTCACATATAACTTAGACGAGTCAATAATCGTTCAGTCAACAATGTGTTATCTCAGCTATCTGATTGAGGTAACACAAATTCCACTGCATGAGTTCAGCCACATAAAGCCACGCCAATGGTCAAAAGCAAAATGGATGAATATAGAatggtgaaaaaaaaacaacattgaTATGGCGTGGCTGATCTGTCCATCAGCTAGAGCATTACGCAATATATTAATTATCCATGATCATTCAACACAAAGGTCTGGACAGAAAAGTAAATAACTTGTCATGGCATAAGAGCAAATGGTCCATGAGTTCAATTTTGCCTTCGCTCTATACCTCCCATTTAAAGTCAAAAGCTCTACATGTTGGACCCCACTTATTGAGAAGGAACCCATGTGCATTTGAAAGGAGAGAATGTTAGAAGAggagtgctacacatcccaaatttttctCTCAGAAGTTAGTTCCCAAATAACGTGTTACCATCTCacgagatttattattttgggaagtgtgtcaccaactcatgggatggtgacacattatttgggaaccaacttttgggaaaaaaaatttgggatgtatAGCATTTTTCATGTAAGAATAGTGGTTAAATTAAATTCACCGTTTCTCttcaacttaggcttttgggACAAGTGCTAAGAAGGGAAAGTTAATTTCACTTTATGTGCTTTGTTGAGTGAGAAAAATTAAGAAGGAAAGGAAATGAAGGGCCCCATATTAAAGATTGAAATCGACTCTTCTTCTCTCCATTTCCTCCTCAttggaagaaaacaaaatggtgGACCCAAAGGGAAGGGGGCTCACTCCATTTTGTTCCCTCCCTCTTTTACCACTTAACCAGAGGATACCCCTTTTGAAGTCTCACCCTCTTTTACCCAAACATAACCTTGAAATACAATTTCATGAAAAACTGTTAAAAGTgcaaaatcatatttaaatttcCCTTCCAATACCCTACCTTTATGGGGCAAACACTGGGTACTAGTAAACATTCTTTTATATCTAGATACATTACATATATGACTTCTTAAACTTGTTAAGACAtaacttttttttccaaatgaatAAAGCCATTTCAAAAGGTGTCAAGTTAATTGTGAACTGGATAAGGGTAAGGCTACTTCAATGCAATACATACCACAACATTCATTACCCTTTTGTTAGGAGAGGGGCTAATGGCCATAGAGAGCGCGGAAAAATAAGACACAGCATTCTAACATCATTTGGATATTTTTAATTGCATCCTTAGCTACATTCATTACTTGAGTCttgtaaaagaaattttaatccATATGCATTGAAGATGTTCTGCAGAAGAAAAAGGCAGGCGCAGGAAGGAGGTGGGGAGGAGAAGTGAATCTAATCTAATCTTAACTATTATCTTCCATTCTCCTGAGGGAGAAgccttcttctctctctatccTTAACTAGGAAAGAAAGATTCACATCCTTGACCAAGGATTTTCATTCAGACCTTAGTCTTATACATATCCATATTCctgtaaataaattaaaaaggtcAACTAGCGCTTTTGGTATAGTCCAAATATCCAAtactttttgataaataagtaattcattgaaaagcaaATATCCAATACTTATGTGGCAATGTCACCAAGAGTCACAACTTCAattgtttcaaacaaaatacaatccaTTTCAACCGTACATATTGCTCAAGTTGTTGTTTTTTATATAACTCTAACAAAAGTATCACTTAAACAAACACCTTTCAGCTTAAGACTTCAACTTGAGATATTAATAGCAGTAACAGCGGAGTCAGAACACATCAATAAACTATCCAACAGTGCATGCAGTAATGATTATCAACTAAACATGCATCAAGAAGTCATAGCtcagaaccaaaaaaaaaaaaaacagacaaacCTCACTTCCAATTTTTGCATATTCTTCTTTCGAAATAAGATCAATATGAGCTCCAACTAAACGCTCAACCAGTAGATTGCCAGTCAATCCAGGATCTTGGTCCACAAGGACCTGCAGTTTATAAAGAGATAATTAGCAACAAGGGTGCCAAACAACTTATTCAAGTATAGGCAAATTTTACatgtgatatttttttcaagGGAGAGgggaaattcaaaaagaaaatagttgaCCTTTGAGGTTCGTAGTATAAGAAAACAGTCAAGATTCAGATACTTTGCAGCCACCGCAGTTGCACGGCAGTGGTTGCTTTGGATGCCTCCGATTGTTATGACACAGTCAGCACCCTGTGCCACGGCATCTGCCATCAAGAATTCCAATTTTCTGACTTTGTTCCCACTCAACTGCATTCCCGAAAGATCATCACGCTATAGAATTGCAAATTTTTCTGTCAGTGAAAACCAGGAAAGTGAAGAAGATATCTAAGGAGCATCTCAAACTTCAATACATTATATCAAGATCACCATCCGTGCTCAGATTGCTCATAGGTGCAAACAGTTCAtatttcttcttgttgttgtgACCACATAATAAAATGTGGTATCCACACATACACCACAAAAGGAATAGCTTCAAAATTATGACCAAACGAAAATGAGAAAGACAACAGAAACACTCAAGAATGCTTTCGGggtaaaagatgaaaaaaaaataatgtaatgcAATAGAATAAAAGCTTCAAGAAAATCATATGCATGCATATGAAATGCACTCTTCCAATATTTCATGTGCAGCTAACACTGGCCCCAAAACCAAACTCTCAAAATAGTGAAACTTAACCAAAGTGGTTTCTGATTTCTCAATTCCTACAAATGGGCATCAACAACGCCATATAAGTCAAAAATTGAGAGAACTTTTGATCGCCATGTTAATACTTATCTCTGTTTTCATTAAATTTGTCCTGTTGATCTGTGATTACACTGCCACACCCCAACATACTTTAGTTCCTTGAATATAACATGTCAAacattttcaaaagaataaaccaccaaaaagaacaaaatcaaatattgcaaaataagaataaaaaagagtAGTAAGGATGAGGTATAAGGGATTATTACCTTCAACCAGACCTCAGTGTTATTGGGCAAATTGGGAAGGTTCCATTTGTGGATTGGAGTTGGAAGCTGATAAAGAACAAGAGCAAACTGGTATGAGTCCAATTTGTAAGTTCTaatccaagaaaaagagaactaaaaagaagagaatttaGCTCACGTGGCCGAGACGGAAGACGTGAGAGGGGATGGGGTTGAGATGGGAGGCCCAGGAAGGAGGGGCGTAGGCTTTCCTGGTGAGGAAGTCGAAGCTCGTTGGCTGCTTTGGTGCATCGTCGTCGCGGATTTTGGAGTTGGCGTCCATTgtcagagagtgagagagacagaagAGGCGTTGGAGGCTGAAGGACTTGTTGATCGGAGGAATGGGGAGGAGTGGACTGAGAGGATGGACTGGCCAACGGCAAAACGACATTTCTTTTCACTTCATTTCGTTTTCGTCATGGCAGCCGTCCTAGAAAATCAAATGGTTTTCTTCCTCTCTAGTGACTCTTTATTTCTTAGCAATGGTAAGTTGGTAACTCAATTGGCTACGTATTAaacctcataaaaaaaaattgactctttatttataaaaatgatgaaaatattttcatgcgTTTGGCgagtataaaaaattataattttttttttaaattttcatttaatcatgttaatctataaaaattaatttttatttataatataaaaatataaatataaataatttaaaaaaattaacctaaaaatttGAATTCGACGAGTCTCTGTGGTGGCCTAACAGTGGTTCGTTAGTGGTCCTATGGGGCATGATGGTGGACTGAAAGTGGTCCAGCAAAGGCCCGAGAGTAGTTCAGTGGTGGTTGACATGGCACGATGATGGTTTGGTGGTGGTCCAAAGATTGTCCAGTGGTGGCTTGGCCGTGGTTCGAGGGTCGTCCAAGTATGGTCCGATGGTGGCTCAGTGGTGGTCCATCAATGGTCCGATAGTGGTTTAACAATTTAAGAAggaaaaactcaaactcaaaaaatagtttacaaaatttaaaaacgaaAACCATTATTTGAAACTAAACAAGCTTTTTTAAGCGAATTGAAAATACTCTGGGTTTTAGTATTATTTTCGGACAcactaaaaaatacaaaaaccatttttcataaaatattttactctTAAACAAATACAGCAGCTTAAGTTCAAGTTTTGAGCTTAATGCCAAAAGTCCTCTTTACCTTACTAAGCTTACCTTTCATAATCATCTCGATATAACTGCCTCTATGTCACGTTCTAGCTGATCGTGCACGATGGCCTAAGTTTGAGTAACCTATATACTCTAAATTAGGAAAGTATTTAACATTGTGGGCCTGGACGTGGTACGTGGCTTGGTGTGTGGCCCATTGCTATTGGAGTAGATTCCCATAGCTATGCATGGCATAATAAGACCGGGCCTTGGACCATTTTTTTACCCACCGATTGGTTTTGGGCTTATGGACATTTCCTTAGCGTTTATTTGACTGCCCAATTCCGAGTAGTTACCCCTCAATTCTCTTATTTGATGTATCTCACCTTAAGATAATagtaattacaatttttaaagaacaaaatttgtttattcatccattctaatatatatatatatatatatatatagaggagtagaaaagaacaaattttAGCCTTAATTTGGCTGATATGGGTCAAAcccattattaaattacaaaataacactaactttaataatataaaattaaatactaaaaatcgGCATGATTATTTGACTCTCATCCTCTTGAACCTAGGGACTGATAGAGCTTCAACCTTCCTTTGGCTTCTGATAGTAGTGACTTAATAGAAGGTTCTTCAACCAGATGCGCCTGCTTTGATGACCATTCAAGCACAGCAAGCACCTCTTCTTGTGCAAGTGTCTCGCTGTGAGGAACATGTAAAGCAATGTGACAGAGAAGAATCAATGCAGGAAGTTGGACCATTTGTTTACCGAAGTAAACCAAGTGAACCAAGTGCTTAGCTCCTCCTGCATCTATGATTGCTTTGCAGTGATAATCATGGAGAAAATTGTCAGTGCAAGCAAACTTGTTAAGTGCAATGGCAGCCTCTATAGAAACCACAGCTACCCTTTTGTCAAGTAGCCTCACCAGTGGCTCAATGATTCTTGTTTCAGATGCTTGGAAAGTGCGTGCCAAGTTTCCAAGCGATTTGATGCAGGGTACAAGGAGTTTGGAGTTAGAGTTAGAGTTGGCCTCTACAATTCTGAGCAACTGTTTAACTACCGCTTTGGCAACATGGGAAGTAGGCTTGAAAGCGGCGCGCCTCAACAAAGGATGTTGCTCGGCCATAGCTGTGATCTCCATCAATGCCATGGCTGAATAGAATTGAACATCATCACCAGCtcctttttctaaaaaaaatggcaaaacaCAACAGCCCTCTTGATTCGGTGATGTACTGACAAATAGAGCGATTTCCTTTGGACAGCTGCCAAAGAGCTTTTGCCGCCATTGCCTTCATTTGGGCCCTAGTGGCTGCAGGCTCTTCAAGTTCCCTCCTCTTTATGCTAGTTCCCGACAGAGAAACTTGCTGTTCTTGAATGGTCTCAAAGGCAAGATGACTAACAAGCAACCGAATTGCGTTGTGCAGCACAAAATGGTCCTGGCAATATTTGGGGTGATTCCCGGCTAGCTCCGAGATTGCCCATGCCACCATAGCCTGAACCTTCATGTGGCCTTCTTTGAGGATTTTCGCAAACACAAAGCAAATACCAGCTTT from Corylus avellana chromosome ca6, CavTom2PMs-1.0 includes the following:
- the LOC132184276 gene encoding bifunctional D-cysteine desulfhydrase/1-aminocyclopropane-1-carboxylate deaminase, mitochondrial-like, whose translation is MSFCRWPVHPLSPLLPIPPINKSFSLQRLFCLSHSLTMDANSKIRDDDAPKQPTSFDFLTRKAYAPPSWASHLNPIPSHVFRLGHLPTPIHKWNLPNLPNNTEVWLKRDDLSGMQLSGNKVRKLEFLMADAVAQGADCVITIGGIQSNHCRATAVAAKYLNLDCFLILRTSKVLVDQDPGLTGNLLVERLVGAHIDLISKEEYAKIGSESLTNLLKEKLLNEGRRPYVIPVGGSNSLGTWGYIEAIWEIEQQLQTGTSKIKFDDMVVACGSGGTVAGLSLGSWLSTLKAKVHAFSVCDDPDYFYDFVQGLLNGLEAGVNPRDIVNIQNAKGLGYAINTSEELKFVKEVAAATGVVLDPVYSGKAAYEMMKDMADNPKKWEGRKILFIHTGGLLGLYDKVEQMASFAGNWRRMDVHEEVPRGDGIGKMF